Proteins co-encoded in one Halorussus lipolyticus genomic window:
- the argS gene encoding arginine--tRNA ligase, whose product MYLQFRDDVEDALISALEALDLPTDDLGVEDPPEGVDAVLASSAAFRLAGEVGAPPPQVAGKIADEIDAGEYELIEDAAAQGPYVNFVPSDAYYEQTAEEAQRADFGHLEPTGQQVVVEHTSANPTGPVHVGRARNPIVGDAVARVLSFAGHDVDKHYYVNDAGRQMAVFTWAYETYDEEDLDSDPERDKADYDLVRYYRKGNNFLENGDPDEVEAAEDEIQAIMQGLEEGDEATYERVQEVVDTVLGGMRESLDRLPAEFDEFVKETRFLRDGSADDVVSRLKELDEAVYEEDAWQLDLDEFDIEKNFVFLRSDGTTLYATRDLAHHEWKFDNYDRAVTVLGEDHKLQARQMNATLDLLGNDTDQLRQVIYSYVNLPEGKMSTRAGTGIDLDDLLDEAIDRAREEVETRLDDRIRDDDLTDEDVERIAEQVGIGAVRYDIVSKQPTKAITFEWDRALDFEAQSAPYVQYVHARCCGILDEAGLETAPDSFDASLLETDAERELLEVVARFPAVIEESAEDLEPHVVATYTREIAETFNTFYRECPVLSDDVDDDLRDARLALVSASKHAVGNALQVLGVAAPRSM is encoded by the coding sequence ATGTATCTTCAGTTCCGGGACGACGTGGAGGACGCTTTAATCTCCGCACTCGAAGCGCTCGACCTCCCGACAGACGACCTCGGCGTCGAGGACCCGCCCGAGGGCGTAGACGCCGTGCTGGCCTCCAGCGCGGCCTTCCGACTTGCGGGCGAGGTCGGCGCACCCCCACCACAGGTCGCCGGGAAAATCGCCGACGAAATCGACGCTGGCGAGTACGAACTCATCGAGGACGCCGCGGCCCAAGGCCCCTACGTCAACTTCGTGCCGAGCGATGCCTACTACGAACAGACCGCCGAGGAGGCCCAGCGCGCCGACTTCGGGCACCTCGAACCGACCGGCCAGCAGGTCGTGGTCGAACACACCTCTGCCAATCCGACCGGCCCGGTCCACGTCGGCCGTGCCCGGAACCCCATCGTCGGCGACGCCGTGGCGCGAGTCCTCTCGTTCGCGGGCCACGACGTGGATAAGCACTACTACGTCAACGACGCGGGCAGACAGATGGCGGTGTTCACGTGGGCCTACGAGACCTACGACGAGGAGGACCTCGATTCGGACCCAGAGCGCGACAAGGCTGACTACGACCTTGTGCGCTACTACCGCAAGGGCAACAACTTCCTCGAAAACGGCGACCCCGACGAGGTAGAGGCCGCCGAGGACGAGATTCAGGCCATCATGCAAGGTCTGGAGGAGGGCGACGAGGCGACCTACGAGCGAGTGCAGGAAGTGGTCGATACCGTCCTCGGCGGGATGCGCGAGAGTCTCGACCGCCTGCCCGCCGAGTTCGACGAGTTCGTCAAGGAGACGCGCTTCCTCCGTGACGGGTCGGCAGACGACGTGGTGAGCAGGTTGAAAGAACTGGACGAAGCGGTTTACGAGGAGGACGCGTGGCAACTCGACTTGGACGAGTTCGACATCGAGAAGAACTTCGTCTTCCTGCGGTCTGACGGCACTACCCTCTACGCCACCCGCGACTTGGCCCACCACGAGTGGAAATTCGACAACTACGACCGCGCCGTGACTGTCCTCGGCGAGGACCACAAGCTACAGGCCCGCCAGATGAACGCCACGCTCGACCTGCTGGGCAACGACACCGACCAACTCCGGCAGGTCATCTACTCCTACGTCAACCTCCCGGAGGGCAAGATGTCCACCCGCGCCGGCACCGGAATCGACTTGGACGACCTGCTGGACGAGGCCATCGACCGTGCCCGCGAGGAGGTCGAGACCCGACTGGACGACCGCATCCGCGACGACGACCTGACCGACGAGGACGTAGAGCGCATCGCCGAGCAGGTCGGCATCGGCGCGGTCCGGTACGACATCGTGTCGAAGCAACCCACCAAGGCAATCACCTTCGAGTGGGACCGCGCGCTCGACTTCGAGGCCCAGAGCGCGCCCTACGTCCAGTACGTCCACGCCCGGTGTTGCGGGATTCTGGACGAGGCCGGACTGGAGACCGCTCCCGATTCGTTCGACGCCTCCCTGCTGGAGACCGACGCCGAGCGCGAACTGCTGGAGGTCGTCGCGCGCTTCCCCGCCGTCATCGAGGAGTCCGCCGAGGACCTCGAACCCCACGTTGTCGCCACCTACACCCGCGAAATCGCCGAGACGTTCAACACGTTCTATCGGGAGTGCCCGGTCCTGTCCGACGATGTGGACGACGACCTGCGGGACGCCCGCCTCGCGCTGGTCTCGGCGTCGAAGCACGCGGTCGGGAACGCGCTTCAGGTCCTCGGCGTGGCCGCGCCGCGGTCGATGTAA
- a CDS encoding PQQ-binding-like beta-propeller repeat protein, which produces MAEWSSTRREFLASSGVGSLTRANTTDTGEDLPSAPTAQVKWSLDTGEEATFLRRSGADEMLYVGTPTGVHGLSTDGTERWRRAIASRDSDFPVEVYPERGVVYAEAQSGVYALDSSDGSTRWRYTGEQRADITLLTGDSVLLQQQGLVAVSASNGDEQWRFEPDDPVWIRPHAVDGSIYAGTIHGHLYALSTATGHVDWHVDYSGSEDPPRFWIAGSTETTLLAWDSKGAELYSFDLSDGSLGWRFPANESSVAFSGAVRNDIVYLADGPLLRAISTANGTERWQYNVGHRIAHSPKFAGGTGYLGTAGGVHAISMADASPLWQFSTGVDTSVYVANADDGTVLVDSIGDAVYALDAESGSPKWQFKYDARSRWFPQTDDDAVYLATGSGTVYALSAPDLLFLYDAYQTLKSPAGIAFGSLFGSALAAEAYRRYVSDDSDQTKPTTFAGLKVRDTIGKTEYSSVFEAQTASGEEVALKRVCEDNISSEEFSKAVETWATLDISGAAAVRAWATEPTPWVAMNLADGSLADRADTLSFEELVHSIADATETVHRAHREGIVHGRVTPENILFVDGEVRVSDWRLAAELHGSPEVSDTRQIARMVDGLLADEQQTEKLADVLSHALEPNSGDGYDSLLKFADALRWTVRK; this is translated from the coding sequence ATGGCTGAATGGTCCTCCACTAGACGCGAGTTCCTCGCCTCCAGCGGGGTCGGGAGTCTCACTCGGGCGAACACGACCGATACGGGAGAGGACCTTCCGTCAGCCCCGACAGCGCAGGTAAAGTGGTCCCTCGACACAGGCGAGGAGGCGACGTTTCTTCGGAGGTCCGGGGCCGACGAGATGCTCTACGTCGGGACGCCAACTGGCGTCCACGGCCTCTCTACGGACGGTACCGAGCGATGGCGACGGGCGATAGCAAGTAGAGACTCCGATTTTCCAGTCGAGGTGTACCCTGAACGGGGCGTAGTGTATGCTGAAGCGCAAAGTGGAGTGTACGCGCTCGACTCCTCAGACGGCAGTACACGATGGCGATACACCGGCGAACAGCGTGCCGACATCACGCTTCTAACGGGAGATAGTGTCCTCTTACAGCAACAGGGTCTCGTCGCTGTATCGGCCTCGAACGGGGACGAACAGTGGCGGTTCGAACCAGATGATCCGGTCTGGATACGGCCACACGCTGTGGACGGCTCCATCTACGCTGGGACTATTCATGGTCATCTGTACGCGCTCTCTACTGCGACAGGTCACGTAGATTGGCACGTAGACTATTCCGGAAGTGAGGACCCACCACGATTTTGGATAGCCGGTTCGACCGAGACGACCCTTCTCGCGTGGGATTCCAAAGGTGCAGAACTGTACAGCTTCGACCTCAGCGATGGATCACTCGGATGGCGATTCCCCGCGAACGAATCTTCCGTGGCGTTCAGCGGTGCGGTCCGGAACGATATCGTCTATCTTGCTGATGGGCCACTCCTGCGTGCGATTTCGACTGCTAACGGAACGGAACGCTGGCAGTATAACGTCGGGCACCGTATCGCCCACTCGCCGAAGTTTGCCGGAGGAACAGGCTACCTCGGTACCGCCGGAGGCGTTCACGCTATTTCGATGGCCGACGCCAGTCCCCTGTGGCAGTTCTCTACCGGCGTAGATACGTCGGTGTACGTCGCTAACGCGGACGACGGTACCGTTCTGGTGGACAGTATCGGAGACGCAGTCTATGCCTTAGACGCCGAAAGCGGCTCCCCCAAGTGGCAGTTTAAATACGACGCTCGTTCCAGATGGTTTCCACAGACCGACGACGACGCTGTGTATCTCGCCACTGGTTCCGGTACCGTCTACGCCCTCTCGGCTCCCGATTTGCTGTTCCTTTACGACGCCTATCAGACCCTGAAGTCCCCGGCAGGAATCGCCTTCGGTAGTCTGTTCGGTAGCGCGCTTGCGGCCGAAGCATATCGGCGCTACGTATCCGACGACTCCGACCAGACTAAACCGACGACCTTCGCCGGACTCAAAGTTCGAGACACCATCGGAAAGACCGAGTATTCTTCCGTGTTTGAAGCCCAAACAGCGAGCGGTGAGGAGGTTGCGCTCAAGCGGGTCTGCGAGGACAACATCTCGTCCGAGGAGTTCTCGAAAGCCGTCGAGACGTGGGCGACTCTCGATATTTCCGGTGCCGCCGCCGTTCGGGCGTGGGCGACTGAACCGACGCCGTGGGTCGCTATGAATCTCGCCGATGGTAGTCTCGCTGACCGGGCCGACACTCTCAGTTTCGAGGAACTAGTCCACTCCATCGCCGACGCGACCGAGACTGTTCATCGTGCGCACCGCGAGGGAATCGTCCACGGTCGAGTCACTCCGGAGAATATCTTGTTCGTGGACGGGGAGGTCCGCGTCAGCGACTGGCGACTTGCGGCCGAACTTCACGGCTCGCCAGAAGTCTCAGATACTCGCCAGATAGCGCGGATGGTTGATGGCTTACTCGCTGACGAACAGCAGACCGAAAAACTCGCCGACGTTCTCTCGCATGCGCTCGAACCCAACTCGGGGGATGGTTACGACTCGCTCCTCAAGTTCGCCGACGCACTCCGATGGACCGTGCGTAAGTAG